Proteins found in one Ovis canadensis isolate MfBH-ARS-UI-01 breed Bighorn chromosome 20, ARS-UI_OviCan_v2, whole genome shotgun sequence genomic segment:
- the LOC138425159 gene encoding olfactory receptor 2H1-like, with protein MPPTLSTRATSQVTLRKLLQEDEVEARIYRSFATKGRSGQEQATANHSSPVDFFLVGFSEHPGLERTLFVVVSISYPLTLVGNTLIILLSVLDPRLHSPMYFFLSNLSFLDLCFTTSCVPQMLVHLWAPRKTISFLGCSVQLFIFLFLGTTECVLLTVMAFDGYVAVCQPLHYATNIHPHLCRQLAAMAWVMGLVQSVVQIPPTLCLPFCPHQQIDDFVCEVPSLIQLSCGDTTYNEVQLAVSSVIFRVMPLTLILISYGAIVQAVLRINSAIAWRKALGTCSSHFIVVTLFYSLVIAVYLQPKNPYAQKRGKFFGLFYAVGTPLLNPLVYTLRNKEVKRALRRLLGKDKDSREN; from the exons ATGCCACCAACTTTAAGCACCAGAGcaacatctcaagtaaccctgagaaaaCTGCTTCAAGAAGATGAAGTGGAAGctaggatatataggagttttgcaacaaagggcag GTCTGGACAGGAACAGGCCACGGCCAATCACAGCTCCCCAGTGGACTTCTTCCTTGTGGGCTTCTCTGAACACCCAGGGCTTGAAAGAACCCTCTTCGTGGTTGTCTCGATCTCTTACCCCCTGACTCTGGTGGGCAACACACTCATCATCCTGCTGTCCGTGCTGGACCCCAGGCTCCACTCCCcgatgtacttcttcctctccaacctcTCCTTCCTGGACCTCTGCTTCACCACAAGCTGTGTCCCGCAGATGCTGGTCCACCTCTGGGCCCCAAGGAAGACCATCAGCTTCCTTGGCTGCTCTGTCCAGCTCTTCATCTTCCTGTTCCTGGGGACCACGGAGTGTGTCCTCCTGACCGTGATGGCCTTTGACGGCTACGTGGCTGTCTGCCAGCCCCTCCACTATGCCACCAACATCCACCCCCACCTGTGCCGGCAGCTGGCGGCCATGGCCTGGGTAATGGGTCTGGTCCAATCAGTAGTCCAGATACCACCAACCCTCTGCCTGCCCTTCTGCCCACATCAGCAAATAGATGACTTTGTGTGTGAAGTCCCTTCTCTGATTCAACTGTCCTGTGGAGACACCACCTACAATGAAGTCCAGTTAGCTGTGTCCAGTGTCATCTTCCGGGTCATGCCGCTTACCCTCATCCTTATCTCTTACGGTGCCATTGTCCAGGCAGTGCTGAGGATTAACTCGGCCATAGCATGGAGGAAGGCTCTGGGGACCTGCTCCTCCCATTTCATTGTGGTCACCCTTTTCTACAGTTTAGTCATTGCGGTCTACCTCCAGCCCAAAAATCCCTATGCCCAGAAGAGGGGCAAGTTCTTTGGTCTCTTCTATGCAGTAGGCACTCCTTTACTTAATCCCCTCGTATACACCCTGAGGAACAAGGAGGTCAAGAGGGCGCTCAGGAGGTTGCTGGGGAAAGACAAGGACTCCAGGGAGAACTAA
- the LOC138425427 gene encoding ubiquitin D-like, with protein sequence MASVDVTVHSEAWRPMTFTAHPGDRVNKISEHVRSKTKVPVQYQVLQLGPKTLKPQRTLSSYGIDKETTIHLTLKVVRPSDEVLPLVLVEPGDEGQRHELQVRRSTPVTQVKEMIKMKTAIPPKEQIVNCNGKKLEDGKIMGDYGIQKGHSLFMTYPCIGG encoded by the exons ATGGCCTCTGTCGAT GTGACTGTCCATTCTGAGGCATGGAGACCAATGACCTTCACTGCCCATCCGGGAGACAGAGTAAATAAGATCAGTGAACATGTCCGGTCTAAGACCAAGGTTCCCGTGCAGTACCAGGTCCTCCAGCTGGGCCCGAAGACCCTAAAGCCGCAGAGAACTCTGTCATCGTATGGCATCGACAAGGAGACAACCATCCACCTCACCCTGAAGGTGGTGAGGCCCAGTGATGAGGTGCTGCCCTTGGTTTTGGTGGAGCCTGGTGATGAGGGGCAGAGGCACGAGCTCCAGGTGCGAAGGTCCACCCCAGTGACCCAGGTGAAGGAGATGATCAAGATGAAGACTGCTATACCCCCTAAGGAGCAGATTGTGAACTGCAACGGAAAGAAACTGGAAGATGGGAAGATCATGGGAGATTATGGCATCCAAAAGGGCCATTCACTCTTCATGACATacccctgcattggtgggtga
- the LOC138425426 gene encoding putative olfactory receptor 2I1, whose translation MYYFLCHLALVDAGFTTSVVPPLLANLRGREWRLERGGCLAQLCASLALGSAECVLLAVMALDRAAAVCRPLRYAGLASPRLCHALAGAAWLGGLTNSAAQTALLAARPLCAPGRVDHFICELPALLQLACHGGGQDSTERQMFAARVFILLVPSAVILASYGGVARAIWAMRTRGSRRKAMSTCGSHLTAVCLFYGSAIYTYLQPTHSYNQRRGKFISLFYTVVTPALNPLIYTLRNKEVKRAARRLLGGVGRGQDAQ comes from the coding sequence ATGTACTACTTCCTCTGCCACCTGGCCCTGGTGGATGCGGGCTTCACCACGAGCGTGGTGCCACCCCTGCTGGCCAACCTGCGCGGCCGGGAGTGGAGGCTGGAGCGCGGCGGCTGCCTGGCGCAGCTGTGCGCATCGCTGGCGCTGGGCTCGGCCGAGTGCGTCCTCCTGGCGGTGATGGCTCTGGACCGCGCAGCCGCCGTGTGTCGTCCGCTGCGCTACGCCGGCCTCGCCTCCCCGCGCCTCTGCCACGCTCTGGCCGGCGCCGCCTGGCTCGGTGGCCTCACCAACTCTGCCGCGCAAACCGCGCTCCTGGCCGCGCGGCCGCTGTGCGCGCCCGGTCGGGTAGACCACTTCATCTGCGAGCTGCCCGCGCTGCTCCAGCTGGCCTGCCACGGCGGCGGCCAGGACTCCACCGAGCGCCAGATGTTTGCTGCCCGCGTGTTCATCCTGCTGGTGCCGTCCGCCGTCATCCTGGCCTCTTATGGCGGCGTGGCCCGTGCTATATGGGCCATGAGGACCAGAGGCAGCCGCAGGAAAGCGATGAGCACCTGTGGGTCTCACCTGACAGCCGTCTGCCTGTTCTATGGCTCAGCCATCTACACCTACCTGCAGCCCACACACAGCTACAACCAACGGCGGGGcaagttcatttctcttttctacacGGTAGTCACACCCGCCCTCAACCCACTCATCTACACCCTCAGGAATAAGGAAGTGAAGCGGGCAGCGAGGAGGCTCCTggggggtgtggggagagggcAAGATGCTCAGTGA